From the genome of Meriones unguiculatus strain TT.TT164.6M chromosome 17, Bangor_MerUng_6.1, whole genome shotgun sequence:
TGTTGAATTGaggaccagtctgggctacatagcagcaatctgtctcaagcaaacatacaaacaagcaaaGGAAACATGTTATACAAATATAGTAATTATGTGTATTTATAGAATATGATAAAAAACTGCCCTAAGTATAAGCAAGTAATGAAATGATGTCACATGAACATTGAAAATTGTTCACAGAAAAACACCAGTTACAAATgatcaaagaaatgattccatatatgtgtatacacagacacatacatatggaATGTCTAGAACAGGCAAATCCAGGCAGAAAGGGAAGCAGTGGCTGCTTAGCAGTGAGGAgtgagaggagagggggaagttAGATGATTGACAGCCGTAGGGCTCTCTTTGTTGGATGTGGAAAATCTTGTGAAATTGATATGGTCATGTTTGCACACATTTGTGACTATACTCAAagtccctgaacagaacacttgAGGTATATGCATTGCATGGTATGCATAGAAGCTATTCAGTTAAGGTAtttagtgagatggctcagtgggcaagggCATTTGTCACCAAGCCTAATTACCTCAGTTTGAGCCTTGGATCCActggatggaaagagagaaccaatttcTCCAAGTTATCTTCTGACCACAAGTGATGGAGGCATGCACTCatgcactggtgtgtgtgtgtgtgtgtgtatgcacatgcgtAAACTATAGTTTCTGGCCTGGACCTTTGGTAATTCAGGACATTATTGCAATCATTTGAAAAACTTGAATGGATCTGGGGCCAAGATGTTAGCATGGCAACAGTGTTCATTTTCTGATCTTGGTTGTTGGTTTCTGGCTGTGCAGGAGAATGTCCTTGTTAGTGGGAATGCACACTGCTGTTTGCACTAGTTGAGTGCAGGAAGCATCTGTTGGTGGTGAGAAATCGCTGCACCTGACTCTCAAGAGTGAGGGGAAAGTGGGGAAGGGGGAAAGCGCAGCTTTTCTGTAAGTTTAGGATTGTTTCAAATCCTGTCTTGTAAAATACCAACTTAATTTTCAAATAGGAAAGCAGATATGACATGCTGGGTTCTGGGCAACCACAGGGTTGTGCGTGCCTGACAGCCACTGGTGCTTGCCCCTGCCAGGAAGGAGGGCGGTCCTATCCTGTCTGCAATAGCAGGCAAGCCTTAGTTTCTATAAGGCTTCTGGTTGGTATCACTTATCGTGGGACCTCTTCTCTGAACCATTAACACTGTATTCTCTTTGGCAGCACAAATATTAAAACTGGAATGATACAGAGATTAGCTTGGCCCTAGCGGAAAAATAACATGCAAATTCATGAACTGTTCCGTAATTTAAAATAATCGTCTAGAAAGTAAAGGTCGATGCAATAAATGAGTCATGATGGAAGAAGACAGGTATTTGAAGAATGCTTCTTTATTGATGGCCACATCTCTTTACAATGAGAAGACTCAGGTAAGTTTAGAATTTCCTTCTTAGAAGTAGGTCAGGTCATCATCCCTGGTTTTGTCAGCCTGGTAACCACTAAGTTCAAAACCAGGATCATTGATACCACTGAAGGCTCTCACGTGAATGTAACGGCCACCCCCTACATCAAcctgaaaaacataaaagaagaaagaaagcagaaaaggaaggaaggaaggaaggaagggagggaaggagggagggagggagggagggagggagggagggagggaggaatagagGTTATTAACATGGATATCCATTGTATGACAAATCTTCTCTTTTGTAAAGATTTGATGTGGTAAGCTGTCCTGAAACCACACTTCTGGCCTAAGGCGGCATCAATGAACAAAGCTCCCATCAGCCCTAGTGTTAAGAGAAAGAGCAACTAACAGTATGGCAGGAGGCATATTTCCTAGGTTCATTTTTAATAGCTTTTAGAAAACgattttagttaatttatttgtATGAACATGTGTCTTCAAGAGCATCCCTTGCCTACAGTGCCCAGAGACCTTAGCAGAGGGTGGTAGGTCCCCTcagactggagttagagatggctgtgagctgccgtgtgggtgctgggacccagccccaggtcctctgcaagagcagccagcactcttacccactgagccctctctccagctggaTTTAATTTATTGTTCTTTTCATTAAATCCTGAGCACAAATTTCATTCCAGAATCACATTTTATTTCCACGATGCCTGGAACAGGAGCAAAGGGCAGCCTGTACTTTTGGTGAGTCTGCTTTCTGACTTTCAAGTTGGGAGGAGAAACTCATAGTTACTTGAGAAAATATGGACTGTATGGTCCCCATACCTCTGATTTATTGAGACCTACTGCGTGAACAGCTAGCAGGTCGCCTCCTTTGTAAAATAAAAGGAGCTTAGATGTCATAGGGGTGACAATCCCATTGGTAGTTTGGGCATGAACCCAGGTCCTAGAACATCAGGGTAAGAACTGCCACTTTGTTCTTTATTGGAACAATAGAAGTTCTGTGTTATACAGTAGATATTATGGTCTGACAGTCCTTCCTCCCTGAATCTTAAAATGCTACTAATCAGTTCACCAATATATATAACACTACGATAAGTACCATACAGCAAGTGTGAACACCATaccccaagtgtgtgtgtgtgtgtgtgtgtgtgtgtgtgtgtgtgtgtatgtgtgtgtgtgtgatctcatTGACTTCTTATTGTAGGTCTGAAAAAAGGTGTGACACTCTCGGTTTCAAAGCCACCAGACACAGATTACCAGAGAGTAATTTTCAGGAGCTGGGGAGGTTAGCCAGCACAGTGCTGCCTAGCTTGCATGAAGCCTTGGGTCTGGGCAACCAGCACCTCCTATGTAAGTCAGGTGGCAAGTGCCTATCATCTGAgcgctcaggaggtggaggcaggaggaacagacaTTCAAGGTCATGTTATAAATATGGtgtttgagttccaggacagcctgagatACACATAGACTCtgcatcaaaacaacaacaaccaaaacaccCTAaccatcaaaacaacaaaaaacaaacaaataaacaaacaaaaaacaccaaacgtTAAGGTGTAGTAATTTTGTCCCCCTGTAAATGGCAGAGTCCAAATTCAAACCCAGATCTGTTGGATTCCAGTGTCTACATCATGTTGCTTCtcttgttggttggttttgttttgaggcaggcattttatttttaatcaatatATTAAAATTCATAGCTTAAGTTATTAGttacttaaaaagaagaaataaatggcaTTGTGCCTTGGTTCAGTGTCCAAGCCGAGTAGGTAAAGTCACTTGAATAGCTCTTATCTTTGGAATCAAGATAGTCATTGTGtaatatatagagagaaacacAGAACCTATTTATTATCCACAGTTGAGTTTTTTAATTGGTTCCCTTGTCATCACAAGAATgtcaaagtatttttttctattagaaCTTAATCAggacatttaatttaattttttgatatGGCTATAaaagttgtttaattttttttttttttagaaattatatTCCTGTGACTCTGTGTATGGGTGTGCACAGGTGGGGAGGGTCAGGCCTCTTACAGCTGTTGCTGCAGCGGTTGTGGGTCATCTgcggtgggtgctgggatctgagccTGAGactttgcaagagcagcattCAGTCTTAATGGTGGAGTTGTTTCTCTGTctcctaaaatttatttttaaaatactctaAGTATGGCTTTATACTATAGCTGCAGTGTCACGAGTTGGACCTGCTTGAGctataaaaagatttatttgggggctggagagaaggctcaacaGCTAacagcccttgctgctcttccagaggtcctgagctcaattcccagcaaccacaagcaggctcacagctgtctataatgagacctgatgccctcttctggcatgcaggtgtacatgcaaacagatcacttagaaacagaaataattttttttaaaaaggagtatTTAAGTTATATTAATAACTAAAGAATGAAAATAGCTATTTAGAAAAGAGTTATTCTTTCAGATAACAATTGTAATCCTTTAAGTGCATTTAACTTGAACACATATAAAATTAGGACATTTTGAggtagaaaatgctttaagaCACTGTCTGGCCAAATTCCATACCCTAAGACTCATGCAAGCACATCCACATAACAGAAGAAATGGCCGTGGCTGGGAGCCAATGCCTTGGCTGTTACACCGTCTTTTCTGTACAGTTTTAGAAATTAAAGAGCACGTACAAAAGCTTTCTATATTCACAAGGAAAAGCAAGGTTAATATCCTATCACTGACAGATCTGGGAATCTCCTACTTGCAGGTGTCTTCTTTAAACGAAGGTCCAGTCGGGTCGACAGAACACACCCCAGCAGTGTGTAACTGAGGACAGAGTCTAACCTTAATGAAGTGATTGATTCCAGCGACGACTTGGGATTTATACTCGACGGCTTTGAAGGTTTCGTATTTCTCATTGGTTTGCTCTTCCAGCTGCGGTTTGATCttatgaagagaaagggagagaatgcTTTTAAGCTGTGTTGGCTGCGCTTAGCTGAGTTACAAACCTGGGAACCACAGAGATGCCGATGAGCCTAGAATGGCGGCTCAAGTCTCTAAATCTTAACTGGAAATTGTCCCCTCAGGCTGTCTCCTgccagaggggacagaggagtgAAGTCTGAAAGTCAAGCCACCACGCTGTCCTTGTTCCCCAAAGTCCTTTTAGGTCTTTAACCTATGATTAGGTTTAAAAGTGTTTAATTATGTTGTATTTCTTAATGTGCTCTAGATATCTTGATTTCCTCTGCACTGTTAATTTTTGGGGCGTACAGACCAGGTCTTATCGCCCTTTAGGTAGCTTCTATGGTTTGTAGCCTGACACCAGACACTAGACACCTAGGAGAGACTCAGGAAACGCCCTGTCACCAAATGGGTCGTGGCTGGGCGTCTTGAATGGTGATTTAAACCCGATGCCATGCTTCCACAGAGGAGGCAGGTTTGCTGCAGTCTCTCCTCTCATACCTGCAAAGCTCCCTGTGGAAAGGGCAGGTTAATTTCCTAACTAGGTGACTCAAGCATTTCGAGTCTTGGTTTCATATTCTGAAAATAGGATGTGATGCCCTCCTTGCCCACCTCACAGCTTTGAAGATCAAATGGGAGGTGGGGTGTAGTCAAGGATTTTAAAAGAGCAAAGATCCTTCTCCCAGTGAGGCAATCCTGTTAATGTCCATTTCTCATTCTACTTTTCCAAAGCTGCAAACACACACttctaaattaattttattcctgaAGATGTGGGCCACAGGTGGTGTCATCAGCAAGGTAAGCCCTTCTGGGAGTTacctatcttttaaaaattatgtgataAAAATGCATTGgatatctatgtgtgtgtatctatctctatatatctatatctatatctgaaCATCTCAGGGAATTTTTCAGGCAACACGCACAGCAACTTTGCCTCATCTGTGCATATTTGTTTTTGaaatcatttttctgcatgtggttTTAGTGAGtccttttatctctttcttcctaCAAATGAAACGGAGGTAACCTATTTGAAAACCCCATCTCCTCCAAGCCTCCTGGGATGCCAGATATCGAGTTCTAGAAGAAAGGGAACCCTGGGTAGAGCAACCAGAGAACCTGAGAGCCTGGATGAAATGTGGACGTGCGGGCTGCATAGCCTGCATTTTACCTAGAGCAACTGCTGACTCATGTGCACAGCAAGTTTGAGAACGGCAGCTTGATGGGAGAAGCCAGATGAAGATGTAAAGATTTAATATTATCTTCCTCAAAAGTAAAATGcccaatatttattaaaataaacccACGAGTGAGAACTAGTTAGTATTTAGTCATTGAATAATAGGCCTGTGACAGCCTGTAGAATGTCCAGTCCCTTACGCATGAAGGCTCCCATCTCTTTGACTCACATAGAGGCCTATGGTTcctggcatagtggtgcatgtctgtaatcccagcacttagaagttgaggcaggggaagtgccatgagtttgaggccaccctgggttaCTTAAGTGCTAgactagccaggactacatagcaacaccatgtctcaaacaaacaaacagcaaacacaaCTGATCTGCCTGGGTGATGTGATGTTTcagggaggaaaaacaaaatgatgTAAGAAAATAAGATGACAGATTGCAAACTATGCCCGTAATTCCCATGTGTTTCTCTGTTATAAAACATGCAACACAGTACATTTTTAGCATATAGGTGATAGTTAAGGACCATATATTAACTTGCTAGAAACATTGACTTCTATTTTGACTGCGATGGTGTGGTGGCAAAGCATCTGGAATCAGTGCAGGAATCGCTAACAGTCTTATCTGCTGTCAACCTGAGATGTCCCTAACAACCTTAGACACTGGCTTCAAGTAGTGAGGTGGAAAACACTCCATCAGTCAGTGGATCAGAGCTCCTGGGATCACACATGTAAGTAAACGTAAGTAAAAGCACAAATTCACCTTCAGCAAAGGAGGAAACCAAGGCTGCAGTAAACAGTGTAACTTGGCCAATTTTACAATTAGAGTGCTGAAATTTCTCTAAAAGGCTTAAGATTCCTCTTTAAGCTCTAGAAAAGTCTGAACAAATCTcacacatttctgttttctttttcttcccacacTCTTAACACAGGGCCAAATTATGAACCAAATTTTGAAAGTTTGATTTGGGATCAAACTTCATCCTGAAGTGCAGCGACTCACCTTGTCAACAATCTCCTGGATTTCTGGTGTGGCAGGTTTGGCCTCGCTCAAGCCTCCTCGGATCATGCTAGCTAGCTGCTTCTTTGCTAGGCAggatgctgagaagaagtgatCAGGCAAACTTGGAGACTCAGGGTTTTAAAGGTCCCTATAAATCTCCTCCTATGTATTACATCATCACCTTCCACAATAGTGGAGGGACTGAAGAAATGAGTGTGGCCTCAGGCAAGTCTTATTACCAGTCTTAGAGGAAATGCTGAGTGGGGTTGGGGGAAAATGAGGTGGGGGAGTGAACAAGTGGGCGTGCTCAGGAATCAGGTGTGGTTAGCATAGGTTCCTCCCTTCTCTGTGTGCCAACTTTATCCTGTTGTGTCAGATGAGGAACCTGAGTTTCCAAATATGTTAAACCTcaaagaggttttttttcttttttccctcacttacccattaatttatttactttacatcctgataggcatttcccctctctcctcttctcccagtttctTCCTCTCACTTACCCATCCCTCCACTGGTGCCCCCTCCCATGGGAATCTACCCACCTTGGCATGTCAAGCAGGACTGGGTTCATCTTCTTGTATTGAGGCTAGAAAGGCTgaccagctaggggaaagggatccaaaggcaggcaaagagttctttaagaaaatacttAATAATGT
Proteins encoded in this window:
- the LOC132648547 gene encoding cystatin-A-like, giving the protein MIRGGLSEAKPATPEIQEIVDKIKPQLEEQTNEKYETFKAVEYKSQVVAGINHFIKVDVGGGRYIHVRAFSGINDPGFELSGYQADKTRDDDLTYF